TATGGATATCACTAAGAAATGGAATCAACCAGTTTTTAATTGGAAGAGTTGTATCTCACAGCTCGCCATCCATTTCGAAGATCGACTCAAACCAGAATTACCGTATTGAGGTATAAATCTAATCTTGATCGAGAAAATAGGGATGAAACTAGTAAGTAAATTTATTAAGAGAGATACCATTTACACAAAATTCAGGACATCCTCTATTAAAAAGATTAGTTGGGCTGCTTTTTTATCTTCTCAATTTAAAATTTTAATTCATCTTACAAGTAAGGGCGATATTCCAAAAATTTAATTATACTTTTGGGACAGTCCCTTTAAAAATACCTGTTCTTCGAAAAATCCCCTGTTTTTGTAAAAATAATTTATTTCATCAAACTAATATCTAGCTTACTTGCCATTTCTTTATAGAGTTGTTTTGAGAGTGGTAAGTTCCCTTATAATTGAGAAATAATTTGTTTTTGAACATAAGTTAATTTCTCCAATATAAACACCTCGAAATTTACTCTTGTTTCAACTGAAAGTTGACCCCTATTTTAAATAGTATAGTAGCTGGTAATTTTAATAATCTATGTACTCCTTGTAATAGTGATATTTCTTGTAGTTTATCATCTAATAACTTTTGGTTTTTTTCAGTTAATGTAAACCATATATTAAATTCGTGATCACGTTTATAATTATGTGTTACCCCATAGTATTCGTTTATTTTATGAGCAATCTCATCTACTCGTGACTTATCTACTTTTAATGCTACTAAAGTTGATACAAAACCAAGTTTTTTAGAATCAAAAACCCCACCTAACCGTCTTATATATCCTTTATCATATAGTTTTATCACACGATTATAAACTTCATCTTCAGTTAGCTCAAGTGTTCTAGCCAATTCTAAATAAGGCCTTTGGGCTAATGGAAAATCAGATTGAATAATGTTTAGTATACTTTTATCAATATCATCTAACTTATACATTTGCTTCATTTGTCTCACCCGATTTCTTATATAAACACCACGGATCTTGTGCTAAATAATCTTTATTATAGTAATAATAAGCTCTCGCTCGACACCCACTACACTTTTCTAGATAATCACAATCACCACATTTACCACCAAAATCAAGTGTTCTTAGTTCTTTAAACATGTCACTATTCTCCCAGATCTCGTCAAAAGGAGTTTCTAATACATTCCCTACCTTTTCGGGTAAGTAAGGACAAGGGTTAACATCACCATTCGGAGTAATACAACAATATGAGGTACCAGCAAGACAACCACGTGTAAACCTCATATCTAATCCTTTCATCGAAGCTATTCTCATAAATTGTGGAGCACAAGTAGGTTTTAGTTCAATATCAACCTGTTTTTGCTTATCCATAATTCTATGTAGTAATTGTTCATATTGTTTTTGTCTAATAGCTTCTGTTTCTATATCCTTTGCTCTACCAGTTGGTACTAAAAAGAACACATGATGGGCTTTTGCTCCGAGCTCTACAGCAAAATCAGTTATTTCTTCAAATTCTTCAACGTTTTGTTCTACTATTGTAGTGTGAATTTGAAAATCTAATCCTTCAGCTTTACAGTTTTTCATACCTGTTATGGCATCATTAAAACTTCCTACAGTTTGGCGAAATTCATCATGAACTTCTGGTCTAATACTATCAAGGCTAATACCTAACCTAAGAGCACCAGCTTCTTTTAGTTTTTTTGCGACGTCTCTAGTAATTGTAGTTCCTGATGTTCCAAGAACAGGCCTTAGTCCAATTAGTTTTGCATGTTCAATTAATTCATAAATGTCACCTCTCGCTAATGGTTCACCACCACTGAATATCATTATTTTAAAGCCTGCTCTTTTTACTTCGTCTAATAATCTTTTTCCTTCCTCGGTTGTGAGCTCTCTAGTTTCTTTCTCTCCCGCTTCCCTATAACAATGCTTACATCTTAAATGACAACTACTTGTTGTGTTCCATGAGACCAGCACTCTTATTCCTCCTTATTATTTAACCAACGTGCTATATCTATGGCAAAATAAGTTAAAATCATATCAGCGCCTGCCCTTTTATAACTAGTCATTACCTCCATTACTATCTGTTTTTCATCTAACCAACCTTTTTCTGTTGCAGCTTTAATCATAGCATATTCACCACTAACATTATAAGCTGCTACAGGGTGACGAAAACTTTGTTTAACATCTTTTATCACATCAAGGTAACTAAGACCAGGTTTAACCATTACAATATCAGCACCCTCATTTATATCTAACTCTACTTCTCTAATTGCTTCTTTTCCATTTGCACTGTCCATCTGATAAGTTTTTCGATCACCTTGTGAAGGGCTAGAATATGCTGCATCTCTAAACGGACCATAAAAGTTTGAAGCAAATTTAGCAGAATAAGCCATTATCGGTATATTTTCATATCCATGTTTATCTAGGCCTTGTCTAATAGCTTTAACATACCCATCCATCATATTTGAAGGGGCAAGCATATCTGCTCCTGCTTTTGAATGTGAAATAGCAATTTCTGTGAGCTCTTTTAAAGTTAAATCGTTATCGATATCTCCATCTTTTAAAATTCCACAATGTCCATGATTAGTAAAGCCGCACATACAAACATCTGTTATCACTATAAGATCAGGAAAATGTTTTTTAGTTTCGCTACAAGCTCGTTGGATAGCTTCATTTGGGTCTTTTGCGGAACTACCTCTCTCATCTTTATAACCAGGAACTCCAAATAACATAACTGCTGGGATGCCTAAACTATAAACCTTTTCTAAATGCTTAATTGCCATATCAACAGAATATTGATATACCCCTGGCATAGAAGGTACTGGATTTTCGTAATTTTCACCAGTTGTTACAAATATCGGGTAGATTAAATCAGTAACTTGTATTTGATTTTCACGTACCATATGTCTTATACCTTGCTTTCTTCTTAATCGTCTCATACGATATTCAGGAAAACCCACAAACTCTCCCTCCTACTATTATTAGTTTATGCCTATTTCATCATCTGTTAGGTAACAGGCTGGATCAGAAGCCCAGAAGTCTTCATACAAGGCTTCAGCTCTTTTTCTAAAGTTTCCATTACAAGCATCTAACCATTTACACTTACTACAGCGTCCTTTTAAAAGTGATTTTCTATCTTTTAATCCTTTTAAAACACGATTTTGTGTAGTGTCTCTCCATATTTCACCAAAGGGTTTTTCTCTTACATTTCCAAATGTATGGTTTTGAGTAAACTGATCTGGATGTACATTCCCTTCACTATCAACACTACTAATAGCTATTCCAGAACGGTTTCCTCCATTGTACTTTAAAAGTTCAAGTATTCTTTCTGCTTTTTTAGGATCTTTTTGTAACATTTTTAAATACATATATATTCCATCAGCATGGTTATCTACCATAAGGATTTCTTTTCGTTTATTTTTCTTTTCAAAGTATTGAGTATAGTCCATGATCATATCCATTACTTCTCTAGTTTCTTCATGAGAAATATCTTGATCTAAAATTTCACTACCTCGACCTGAATAAACTAGATGATAAAAACAGATCCGTGGTATATCTTCTTCTTCTATTAACTTAAATAATTCCGGAAGTTCCTTGTAATTATGTTTATTAATAGTTACCCGAAGCCCAACTTTTTGGTCGTTAGATAAACAGTTTCTAATACCTTTTAAGGCACTATCAAAGGCTCCATTTTGTCCTCTAAAATGATCATTGTTTTCTCCAATACCATCAAGACTTACACCTACATAACCTATTTTTAACCTCTTTAAATCTCTTGCCATCTCTTTATCTATCAAAGTTCCATTTGTTGATACTGTTGTTCTAATACCTTTTTTTGAGGCATACTCAGCTAGTTCAAAGAAATCATTTCTAATTAGTGGCTCCCCACCTGAAAATATTAACACTGGAACTTTAAAGGCTACTAAATCATCAATAAATTCCTTACCTTCCTGAGTTGTCATCTCACCACTGTATCTTTTGTTCTCTGAATCAGAGTAGCAGTGTATACAGTTTAAATTACATGTCCTAGTACAGTTCCATACAACAATTGGGCCTTTATCTTTAGTAACACCATTTTTTGTTTTATATGAACTTTTGTTATATCTTAGCCTGTCTCCAAAATAATCTGTGTTTTCTAGTAGTAGTTTGGTTACATTTATCATGTAACTTCCTCCTCACTGAAGCCACCTAGGTGTTTTTTACTTATACATCAACTAAACCCTCTATTGTATCCTCCTCTGGATCTAGTCTAGTATAATCTTGTGGTTGTTTAACTTTAATACTCGGAAACTCAATCGGCTCACCACCAAGGTTTTTATCTATTTTGGTAATTCACTTGCTTGACTCCTAGCTCTTGTAACTAATATTTTTTTACTAAATAAAAGTTTGGTTTCATCTAAGATTCACTACATCTCCCCAACAATTGAGCTCAGGGATTTAATTTTCTTTTCTATAACCTTTTCAACTATTGTGGTTAAATTTCCTGTTACAGTAAAATGTTCCCCATTTAGATAAATTACTAACTCCTATAAAAAACATAGTGTATCTGTCGCTGTTGCTAATTTATCCCATGATAACGTACTTTCCTTGTTACCATGATTTTAAATGACCAGTAAATTTCTTCTTGTGATAAGGTATGATTATTTGGTTTTTTTCCAACATATATTAATTCGGCATTATTACTATCATCTGCCTTTTTAATACAGTTGATTCCTTTTTTTGTAATTAAGTCATCATCACCAGAGCCTGCTCCCACTAAATAAACAAATCACTTCAGAATCATCACCCTTTGTTTTTTACACTATCTAAGATTTCTTTAGCACCTTGTGAAATCAATTTATATGCTAATTCCTGACCTAAGTCTACAGGATAATCTTTTGAGCCAATTAAGGTCTCTTTTAACACTTTAGAGCCTTCTAACTCTGCTACGACTCCAGTTAACTCAAGTCCTTTTTCTGTTAATCTTCCTAATCCACCTACAGGTACATGACAACTCCCACCTAATTGATTTAGAAAAGTTCTTTCTGAATATATGGCTGTCCTACTATTTTCATCATTTAATACAGATAACTTTTCCCGTAGCTTATCATTATCAGCTTTGATCTCAATACCTAAAGCACCTTGTCCTACACAGGGAACTATTACATCCTCTGGTATCTCTTGGGCAATTAAATCAGTCAAGTCTGCACGCATCAAACCTGCTTTAGCTAAGACTATACCGTCTAACTTGTCTGAGTTTTGAAGTTTTTCTAAACGTGTATTAATATTTCCTCGTACAGGTGTGATCTGCAAGTCTTTTCGATATGCTTTTAATTGTGAGGCTCTTCGTAAACTACTAGTACCTACAAAAGAGCCTAATTGAAGTTCATCTAAAGTCGAGTTATTATCCTTAGTTATTAAAACATCACGAGGATCTAGTCTTTTAGTTACAGCACAAATCTCTAGTTCACTAGGAGTTTCTGTAGGTATATCTTTCATACTATGTACCGCTAAATCTATATCACCAGCTAGTAACGCATTTTGTATTTCCTTTAAAAAAAGTGCTTTCCCTCCAATTTTAGATAAGGTTTTATCTAAAATTTCATCTCCTTTTGTAGTTAGTTTATGAATTTCTATTTCTATATCAGGATAATACTTTTTTAATTTTTCTACTACCCAATAAGTCTGATTCAGCGCAAGTTCACTTTTCCTAGTCCCAACTCTTAGTTTCATTTAGCTCCCCCATTCTATAAATACTGATAATGAAACGAGAGGGGTTACCACTCTCCCGTTTGATCTTTAACTTCTAATATATTATTAACCCGTTCTAGCTTTTCCTTAGTAAGTACCTGTTCCTCTAAATTAAATAATTGTGCTAAAGTAACTTCAACTACATCACTTTTTTCTTTAGCAGCAAGTTCTTTAATATTTAACACGGGTTCTTTTAATAATTGATTGATAATTCTCTTTGTTAATTTATCAATAACTTGTTTCTCTTTATCACTTAAATTAGAAAGCTTGGTTTGAAAGTTTTGTAACTCAGATTCTCGAATATTATCTGCCTTATCTTTTAAAGCAGATATCAAAGGCACTACTTCACGTATTTTAAACCATGCCATAAAATCAATTACTTCTTTATTAAGTATGATCTTTGCTTTTCTAGCTTCTTGCTCTCTTACTTTCATGTTAGACTCTACAACTGATTCTAGATCATCTATACAATATAAATATACATTATCTATATTATTAATATAAGGATCAATATCTCTAGGTACAGCTATATCTATTAAAAACATTCTTGAATAATTTCTGCTATCCATTACTGTTTTAATATCCCGGTCTCTTAAAATAAAGTGAGGGGCACCAGTGCTACTAATTAAAATATCGACTTCTTGTAACCTGTTATGTAATTCTTCATATGAAGCATAACTTGCTCCAAATTGGTCAGCTATTCTCCTAGCTCGCTCTAATGTTCGATTCAGTACAGTTAGGCTCTTCACACCATTATTTAGTAGATGTTTAGCACAAAGTTCACTCATTTGTCCAGCACCAATTAAGAGTACAGATTTATCTTTTAGATCACCAAATATTTCTTTTGCAAGCTCAACACTTGCATAGCTTACTGATGCTGCATTATCATTAATTTGAGTTTCTGAGTGCACTTTTTTTCCAGCCTTGATTACATGTTGATACAAACCATGAAAAATAGAACTGATACCACCCGCTTCATCAGATAAATAGTATGCTTGTTTTATCTGTCCTAAAATTTCAGTTTCCCCAATCACTAGTGAATTTAATCCTGCAGCAACTTCAAAAATATGAGTTATGGCTTCTTCATTTGTTTTAGTATATAAATAATCATACAAATATCCTTGAGTTAGGTTACAATAATTTGTTAAAGCATTAATTATATTATTAATACCTTCCATAACATTGTCTGTTAAAAAATGAATTTCGGTTCTATTACAAGTTGATAACACACTGAGCTCAGCCAAGTTTTTTTTCTCAACTGTTGACGAGATAAACTGTTTAACTTCTTTTGAATTAAAAGACAGTTTTTCTCTAATCTCAACAGGTGCAGTTTTATGATTTAACCCCAATACTACAACATCCAAAATCAGTTTCCTCCTTATATCTGAGCTGTCTTTATATTATAACTGATTTGTATAATGATTTAAATGAATCCTCCTGTCTATTCTACTTCATGTAGAATTTTAATCCTTTTCGTACTAATATCACAGCTGTAGTTATTCTTGTTGATCGCCTAATTCTGCTCTTTTAATTCCACCATATACTCGAACCCATACGAAAATTTAATAGTTATTAGTAATATTAAATTATTACAAGAAGAACTAAAAGTATAACAATTAATCCCATAATAACACCTAATTTAACTACACACTATTTTATTCCTTAATCTATATAACGATTACAAAAAAAGAGACCCAGCTTTTGGGTCTCTAAGAGAACTAACCTAGTTTATTCTGTAGTTCAGCGATTATATCTTGTTCATCCCTTCCTCTTGCATCTATCACAGGTACCGGTACTTCTATCTCTTCTATATTCATCATGTCTTCATCTCTACCTGTGATAATAGCTGCAGATACAACTTCATCACTATCCATAGATACTGGATTAAAACCATTTTCTTTTAATGGCTCTCTTAAATAATTTAATTCTTGTTCTAAGGCTACCTTTGTCAAGAGTGTTACCTCCTCTTCATAAGCTTTATTATTTGCACCATCTAATTCATCAATTATATTATTTTCTCATTAGTGTATTATTATTCTTTTTTACACATATAAACAGCAGGGATAGTTTAATCCCTGTGTTTTGTAATTATTCTTCTTTTTGTTCTGTTTCAGTCTCTTCACTAGTTGAGGCTACTTCACTTTTTTGTGTGAAGTTTTCTAACATACCTTTTAGGTCCATTCCAGTACTTTCTTTTAATCCTTCTTGAATACCAAGCATAGTGTTAGTAACATTATTTGCAACATTACTTGCTCCACCTTTAGACTCTGATCCACTCATATCTACAACCTTCATTTCATTAATCTGAGATAATGGTTTAGAAACTTCTTTTGCATAATCTGGAAGCATCTTTATAAGCATTTCAATAACTGCTGCTTCTCCATACTTCTCCATTGCTTTTGCCATTTCTTCTTTAGCTTCTGCTTCAGCTTTACCTTTCTCTCTAATAATATTTGCTTGGGTTTCACCTTTAATTTTTTCCTCTTCTGCTTCAGCTCTTGCTTTTGCTTCAACCTCATATGCATCAGCATCTGCTTGAGCTTGCCTTTTCTTTTTCTCTTCTTCTTCAAATTCTACTTGTTTTTGTCTTTCTATATGTTCAACTTTCATTTCTTCTTCTTTTACTTCTTGTTGTAACCTAGCTTGTTCTAATTCATAAGCCTGTTCCGACTTAGCTCTAGCTCTTTCTGTTTCTTCTTTAATTTGAGCCTCTTTTATATCCTTTTCTTTTTGGGATTCGGCAATTTCAACTTTACGTTTATTTTCTTCTTGTTCCGCTTCTTGTTCATTTTGAGCTTTATAAATTCGGGTTTCTTTCTCTGCTTCAGATTCAGCTTTTTCCGCCTGTTTTTGTACTTCAGCAATTTGCGATCTCCCTAGGTTAATTAAGTAGCCATTATCAGGGTCCTCATCTCTTATATCTTCTAACCCAAAAGAGGTTATTTGAAAGCCCATATTATTCAATTCATTTTGCGCTATTTCTTGAACTTGGTTATTAAATGATTCACGATTATTATTAATTTCTTCTACTCTAAGCTTTGCTAAGATAGCGCGAAGATTAGTACCTAATACCCGTGATACTTCTTCTTCAATTTCATTTTGGTCTTTACCTAAAAACTGTTCAGCATAATTAGCTATCCCTTGTAAACTGTCAGCTATTTTTATAGTAGCTATAGCGTCTGCTATAACAGGTACACCCTCTTGAGTATATACTCTTGGTGTAGTTAGCTCAATTTGAAATGCATTCAAGTTAATTGGTGTTGAAGTTTGAAATAGTTTTAAACGGACTCCTCCACCACGAATGATCTTCATACTTCTTCCTTCTTCATCTACAAATATTCGTTTATCATTATCAGGGTTACCAAGGTTTGGTCCAGTAATGACTAATGCTTCGTTTGAGGTGGCTGTTCTGTAACGTTTTTTTAAAATAAATAAACCAATAACACCTAAAACAAACAAAATAAATAAAATAATTAATGTCTGTACTGTAAAAAGAATACTTGAAATAATAAATAACACCCTCCCTTTTAAAAGAATATAAAACCAGGCTTCAATTACTGACATAGACTAGTAGCTTTAGAGAGGATAAATTTAAAATTATTAAAGATAAGTAAAATTAGGTAATTGATTAAAATATTAATAGGGATAAGTTAGACCCTTTGCAGGTTCTTTTTTATCTAACTAATAAGTTGTTCAAGTAGATAAACTAATCTCATTGTGATATCTATGAGATATAAATTAATTTATTCATAAAAAGCTCTTCTGAATATTACTCGCAAAGATTCTTGTTTGAAAATTACCTTTGTAGTTTTTTAGATGTTATTACCTCTCGTTTTGTTACAATTCACCAACCTTTTTTTAGCTATTTTTGATTAATGGGCTTGTCCTATTAATTCATTGAAGCTTTTTGTAAAAAAGGTTGATACATCATAATCGCATGATTTTCTGTTACATATTCATCATTAATTAATTCATTTTTTTGATTATATACTTTTCTATGTATTATATTGTGTCTAATATAGCCACCCCAATGTTCATGAGTTATCCAATGATCTTTTTCATATACTTCATAAGTATGACATAACTCTTGATCAGAGCGCCACTCACCTATTAACTCGTCTTCAGTTAAGTACAACACTAATTGAAATGTTTGGTTTGTATCATTTTTAATTTGTAGATCAATAAAATTATAAGTACATGTTGCTCCACTTCCAAAAGGCATTTTCCTCTTTGAGTCAGGAAAGACATCATAGGTATGACGGTATCTTTCTGTGACTGTAAGTGGGGTATGTAGTGTCATCCAATATATCAAATTAGAAAGTTGGCATAAACCACCACCTACCCCTGACTTTACTTTCCCGTCTTGTAGAACCATTCCGTGAACATACCCTTTTTTCTTTGTTGGCTTACCTATTAAGCGCCAATAAGAAAATGTTTCACCTGGGTGAATGACAATCTTGTCTAATTTTTTTGTAGCTAGCTTTAAATTTTTAATTTTATTATACTGCATCCCCATATCTACATCTTTAAGCTTTCTAAGTAAAGGTGTTTTATGAGAAAAAATAGTATAATCTAATAGATTTTCTGTTTTCTTTTTAGCCCATCTTTTATTAGTCAGATACCAATCTAAATAACGTTTTATCATATAATAATAAGTACCAAGCCTAATTCTAAATTTTGATCTTTTAACTGGCTTTTTCAAATATCTCCCCTCCCAAAAACAATTAATTTATTGTTATCTATGATGTTAATAAAGTGACAAAAGCTAATGCAATCAACAAAAATCCTGATATTAAATCTGCTCTATTTAATATTGGTTGCACTGCTTTACCAAATAATGAACCAACTAATAAGAATATAAAACTTAAAAAAAATGCCAGTAGGCTTGTAAAAATTATTGGATACCCTGTTATACCAGCCGAAACTCCTAATACTAATGAATTAATACTAAGGGTTATACCAAGTATGATTCCCATATAAGTATTTAAATCTATAGGTTCTTTTTTTTGGTCATCAGGGTCTGTTTTTTTAAAAATGAAATAGATACCAAATGATAAAAATACTAAAGCTGCAATCAAGTCATCTATACCTGCAGGTATCAGAGGATATAGTATATCACCTAAAAATATACCTATAGCCATAGTAGCTCCAGAAAATAAAGCAATTATTAGTATTATTTGAACCGGAATTCTTCTTTGCATTCCAATACTAAACCCTACTCCTAAATCATCTAATGTAGAAGATACAACTAGGAATATTATCGGTATTAAATTCATAGATAGATACTCCCTTCAATTATTGTCAATCCTTATTATACTCTCCATAAAGTGTAACAATTCTTAAGGATTTATTTCTAGGTCAACCTCACGATAATTACCTTCTATTATTTTAAACACACGAAACTCTATTTCATATAGAAAAGAGACTATACTATACATTACATCAGGATAGTACGCATCATTAATATCTTTAATTGACGGGCGACATGGGGTTTTAGGGTGAGAATGAAAAATAGATATTAGTTGTAAATCTAACTGTTCAATTTCTTTAAAAACTTTCACTTGTTCTTCGGGGTCTAATAAATACTCTTCAGGACTTTTCTTTATATTTGTCATTAAATAAACTTTGCTAACAACACCTTCTTGTTTTTGTTGATATCCAGCCATAAGTCCACATGCTTCATTAGGTAACCCTTTTTTACAATATTTAATAATTTCTTCATAATTTCTTTTAGAGATAACAAGCTTTTCCATAATCTAAACCTTCCCTTATAAAGCTATAATAAAGACACCTCTTATACTATTTTGTATATAGAGGTGTCTTATAAATTATGAATCTAAATAATTTGAAACTGCTTCAACATCTTTATCTCCTCTGCCTGATAAATTTAAAACAATTAATTCATCTTTAGTTAATTGTGGTGCTAGCTTATATAGATAAGCAAGGGCATGACTACTTTCTAAAGCAGGAATGATACCTTCATAAAAAGATAAGTCTTGATAAGCTTTAACAGCTTCATGATCACTAATAGCTACATAATTTACTCTATTTTCACTTTTAAAATATGCATGTTCAGGTCCGACACCAGGGTAATCTAACCCAGAGGAAATTGAATGAGTACTCATAGGTTTATTATTACTATCTTTGAGAAAGTAACTGTAGGAACCATGGAGTATACCTGGTTGACCTTTACTCAAAGTAGCAGAATGATTACCATCATCGAGACTAATTCCACCTGCTTCAACTCCATATAAATTTATTTCAGGATGATCTAAAAAACTAGTAAAAATACCAATAGCGTTACTTCCTCCTCCTATACATGCTACTACATGATTAGGTAGTTTTCCTTCTAACTCAATTATTTGCTCTTTTGCTTCTCGTCCAATTATTGATTGAAAATCTTTAACAATTGTAGGAAAAGGATGAGGCCCTACACAAGATCCGAGTAAATAGTGTGTATTTCTATAGTGTTCTATCCAATAGTTTAGAGCTTCGTTCACTGCATCATTGAGGTTTTTGTTACCTTTGTTAACTTTTACCACTTTAGCACCAAGTAATTCCATTCTAAAAACATTTAAAGGCTGCTTTTTAGCATCAAGTTCTCCCATAAAAATTGTACATTTAAATCCGAATTTTGCTGAAACCGCAGCTGTCGCTACCCCATGTTGCCCAGCTCCAGTTTCTGCTACTATTTCCTTTTTGCCCATTTTTTTTGCTAGAAGAATCTGACCAATCGTATTATTAATTTTATGGGCTCCTAAATGATTAAGGTCTTCCCTTTTTAAATATATCTTTGCTCCACCTAATTTTTCTGTTAAATTTTCTGCAAAATAAAGAGATGTGGGACGACCACTAAATACTTTTAAATAATGTAAAAGTTCCTTATTAAACTCT
Above is a genomic segment from Natranaerobius trueperi containing:
- a CDS encoding M67 family metallopeptidase produces the protein MEKLVISKRNYEEIIKYCKKGLPNEACGLMAGYQQKQEGVVSKVYLMTNIKKSPEEYLLDPEEQVKVFKEIEQLDLQLISIFHSHPKTPCRPSIKDINDAYYPDVMYSIVSFLYEIEFRVFKIIEGNYREVDLEINP
- the trpB gene encoding tryptophan synthase subunit beta, translated to MSNKGYFGDFGGQYVHGSLKASLEELANCYYKYRDDQEFNKELLHYLKVFSGRPTSLYFAENLTEKLGGAKIYLKREDLNHLGAHKINNTIGQILLAKKMGKKEIVAETGAGQHGVATAAVSAKFGFKCTIFMGELDAKKQPLNVFRMELLGAKVVKVNKGNKNLNDAVNEALNYWIEHYRNTHYLLGSCVGPHPFPTIVKDFQSIIGREAKEQIIELEGKLPNHVVACIGGGSNAIGIFTSFLDHPEINLYGVEAGGISLDDGNHSATLSKGQPGILHGSYSYFLKDSNNKPMSTHSISSGLDYPGVGPEHAYFKSENRVNYVAISDHEAVKAYQDLSFYEGIIPALESSHALAYLYKLAPQLTKDELIVLNLSGRGDKDVEAVSNYLDS
- a CDS encoding manganese efflux pump MntP family protein — its product is MNLIPIIFLVVSSTLDDLGVGFSIGMQRRIPVQIILIIALFSGATMAIGIFLGDILYPLIPAGIDDLIAALVFLSFGIYFIFKKTDPDDQKKEPIDLNTYMGIILGITLSINSLVLGVSAGITGYPIIFTSLLAFFLSFIFLLVGSLFGKAVQPILNRADLISGFLLIALAFVTLLTS